Part of the Hevea brasiliensis isolate MT/VB/25A 57/8 chromosome 16, ASM3005281v1, whole genome shotgun sequence genome is shown below.
AGGAGACAAGGAGATATCTTGCCTGACCTTGAGAAAGAGCTATCCAGAGTTTCATTTCTTTTGGAGAAGAGCAAAGCGGAAATTAATGATCTTGTGGAATGGAAGGAAAATATGGTActttcaacttttaaatttttctaaGAGAAGGAATCATATATGATTGCCTAACCCTTCAATCTCCTTTCCATTACCAGGATAAAGGACTTTCAGACCTTGAGTCATGGAAAGCTACCGTCTCATCTCGTATGGATGCATTGGTCAGAGAAAATATCATGTTGAGGTTTGCAATTGTCTCACTTGTGACCAAAGTTTACTAACAAATTTTTAATATACTTCCAGTTATTTTCATTTATGAATTGGTTTTCCAATTGATGTTCTAGTAACCTGAATGTTTGAAATTGTTCTCTCATTTGTCATTAATCTGGATCCTAAAAATGATTTCATAGTATCATCATAGGTCACATGTTTACAACTTAGTTAAAGTGGATTTTATTATTCAATCCCTCTGTCTATTATTTATAGCAATACATTTATTTAAGCAGATCATTAACTCAATTTTAACCCGAAGATTTCATATGTTGGAGGATTGTTCATAGATATGATTTTGTATACTCTTTAAAAGCAACATAGCTCTGGCTGGGATCAATTCCTGTCTGAATAAAAGGGGGCCTATTAGATCTTGAAATTTTATGTCTTCTGTTCAATTCTGAGACTTATAGCTTATGACAGATTTAGAATAATGCAAGGAAATATGAATATTTACAAATGAGTAGtgaattttaaaagaaaaactgCTCCATCAAGCCTTTTTGCAATAACTTGACTGCTTTTGCTTGTAGCTGACCATGCTTAATGGCAATGCTTGATATACTTGTAAACCAGAATTTATGCAGGGTGCATGATACTTGTGTTTTGTGAAATTATCCTCCCATCTGACTAGCTTCCCATTTTCCTACGCCTCTTTTCCTTTCTTACTGCAGATTAGATGTTGAAAAGGTTGTAAATGATCAAGCAAATCTGGAGAGCAAGGAGCTTGCTGTATTAGCAATGAGTCTTTTCTTCATGTGCTTTGCAACTATCAAGCTAGTTTCAGCAAGAGTTATGAAAATTTTGGGAGCTTCTCAGTCAGATAAGGTATGCCGGACAAGTAGAGGTTGGGTTATGATACTTGTTAGCAGCACAATGACACTATTCATCACCCTCCTCTCTTAGCTAGTCCCTTCTCTGTGTAACTTGAGTAATGTTagcaagaatttttttttaacattttttggGGTATCTAAGTCAGATAATATGTGCCAGAAAGTAGAAGTTGGGTTGCGATACATGTAAACAGACACACTGTACCACTACTTGTTAACCTGCTCTCTAGAGCCCCTATCTTTGTAGCtctagaaaatcaaatttttatTCATATCTGGCCTTGGCCTTTATATTTGTAGCTTTCATGCTACTGCAGAAAATGTTGATACTTTATCTTTTGCTTGAATCCTTTTTTCCCCTTTTTCTTATCAgagaaaaattcaaatgaaaaaaaaaaaaaaacaaatgtaCTGAAAATAGACGCAACCGGGCAGCAATTTCAATTTGCACTCGATATTTATTATCTTGTGAATTTGATTGATAAAACTATCCTTGTATGTGTTTCCTTCATTTAAAATAAACATACTCttcctaatatttaaatattcaaACTATCCATATGCACAAAGACAACTAAAACCTGTTGCTGGTTcggttttggccatttttggcTCAATGGTTTAGGCTCTGTTTAGATAGGGTGAGAGAAGTGTGATTAATGGGAGGATAAGAGAGGGTAAGGAAGGGACAGGGTAAGGAgggttacaataaaaaaaaatcttatgttTAGAAAGGTTGAATTAATGAAAAGGTAATGAGAGATAATGTATATTTTTTATGTTTGGAAAGAGGTAAAAAAAGGGTAaataattattagaattacaaaaaTAACATTTcctattatataaattttattttttattttttataatatgtaAATTAAAGCCTTTTAACTTAGCGatcaataatttgcattttttaTTGTCTCATTATGTTAAAGTCTTTTGTTTATATTGGCAAATTAAGTTTATTTTTAATGGGTATAATtagatttttaagaaaaaaaattaattacacaatagaaaaataaaaaataaaataattttcagcTCTCACCTCTTTCTGCTTACATCCCAAATTTGGGGTGTAAGAAAAATTGAGATTTTAGGGGTAAGGGAGGGTAAAGTTTACCTTTACTTACCCTTATCCTTCATTAATTCACTTCTTCCCAAACAGAGGTAAAATAATTACTTACCTCTCTTTACTTTTATTTATCCATCATTTACCCTCATCCAAACAGACCCTTAAGGGGATAGGACTGAGCTATAGGGTTTCTTAGTCCCGATTCtggtttaattcagttcaagccCAATTTTAATCGAACCAGTTTATGTCGGTTTTGATTTGAATGAGATTAATTTGATTCTAAATTCAAACAGGGCCGTGAGCAAGCTTATTGTTGCTACCatctttttcatttttatttatttctaacCACCAAGACAAAAAGTATATATATACAAAGCCTAATGATCTAATATACAAAAACCTGCGCCTTATCAAAATAAGCTAAAATGGAGTAGAGAATAGTTTAAGCTAAAAAAACCATCAAACACTGAAATTGTATTACTGTaatgttaaaattaatcaaacctGCGATTATCATGATCCACGGTTGTAATTTTTTATTAACCAACTACTTTGTTGCCATAACGGATACCCCCTAACTTGTTGTCATAGAAAATCAACCTGCAGGAATCAATTAAATATGTCAAATTAGTATTTATCACATATAATACAATATTCATATTCATCACTTTCGTATTAACCATAGTGACTGAGATCACTGTAACAAGGATTATGATCACTTTTGCCTGACTTTGCCATCAGATTTCACAATCACGATGATATAATTTGTTAAAGAAGTTGCAGCATTTACATGAACCTGCAATATGAATATAAAAGAACCAGCAGGAGCCTCTTCAACACACAAGGAACAAGATTGGAAAGAAGTCCATATCCCAATGGCTTTTTCTACTCCATTTCATGTGCATATACAGGCCAGATTTGTTAGCATGCTGAGTCATTTTGAATGAACAGGGAGATTGACCATTGTTAATCATGGCTTGGTACACTGTGattcatgattaaaattattcaaTCAATCAACACCTAAAAAAGATGATCACAAATACCCTTTGGAGTTCAGGTTTCCTCCTGCATTTGAACAATTCCTTATGCTGAAGAATTGCTCTTCCTGCATTTGATCAATAGCTGATGCAAATTGTGGTTATGAACTATTGTTCCTTGTCCTGAGGAAACTTGGGCTCTCATTCTCAAGCTTGACTCGAACACATGCAGTGGGAGGGATATTAGAGTTTTATCAACAGAGAAGAGAATGAACTTCAACTTGTGAGGCTCTATAAGAGCTTGGGACTctagaatttgtatatcatggcttaaattcaagcttttgaaagcctatattttaatagctcatgtaaatttttttttaatttgtaattttttaattaaaaatttgaaaatatgaAACGACGGCATTTTGGTAAATTTAATTTCTGAATATTTTAGGCACACCCAGAGTTGCACGGGAGCACGTTCGGGTTTCTTCTCCAGTCAGTTAAAACTCACGAGTTACaagccatctctctctctctctctctctctctctctctctctctgcctgCAATCAAATTCGACTCTTCTTCTCCACCATTGTCCATTAGGGTTCatgaaacaaaattaaaataaaaacaaattgaatttttgcagaaaagaGAAAAAGCCAAACACGAGATTCCAATTAGGGTTTCGTGTTCTTCTGTGCAGCTTTAATGTCTTACGAATGGAGATTACTACCTCTACTCTCACTTTCGCTTTCTTTTCTCAGCCTTTCCTATTAGCCTCCTCTCTTACTATCCTCTCTCTCCTACTCGCTCTCCTCGCCATCCGATCAAAATTCCCCAAATCACATCCCTCTTCTTCTCGCGCCACGTCATCCAAGCGCACTAAAACCTGTAATTGTTGCTGTTCCTGTAACGGGTCCATAGAGAATTCAGATTCTTCCTCGGTGGCCAGTATTACTGGGCACCTCAACGGTGTTGCTTCGGCGGTGGATATGGTGGCTGCGGTGTCTGACAAGGTTGCGGAGAGGCAGACAGGGGCGTCTATGATGGAGCAGTTGGTGCCTGAGATTACGACACACGCGCTGAGTTATTTGGATTATCCTAGTCTCTGTAGATTGTCTATGACTAATTCGTTGATGCGAAAGGCTGCTAATGATGATAATGCCTGGAAAGCGCTCTATCACAAGGTATATCCAAATTTTTGCCTTAAAAAAATCTAAAGCTCAACCCGTTGTGCTAATCATATTTATATATGTGGGTTAAAGTTTGGGTTTATGCGTTGTTTGCTGTTGAATTGTGGTGTTAACTGTGATtgccaaaaaaatatatataattatgtgaaattgccatcatacaaagaTTGTGGGGGATAATGGGAGCAATGCTGAGAATTAGAGAATGCACTTGACTGTGGCTAATATAGCAAATACGTATTGTTTAATTCGGAATCCTCTTATGTTGGTTGCAGAAATATCTAGGATCATAGCAGGTATTTTTCTTGATGAGGACACTATAAATGTTCACCTTTTAGTAGATTTTATGGGtctctttatttctttttctttcttggaATTCTATGAGCTCTGCTGATTTTTCAGTTTCCCTATGTTTCTGGTTTCTGATTATTtgcctttttttcttttaatgagCTCTTAAAGTTGCaaattagggttttaaaattGTAAAAGTTCGTCAGTTGTTTGTGTACCTTTTGATGCAGCAGATGCTATTTAATTTTGATTGCCGTGGCTttccttattattatttttttaagtgcataattttttttttaattttcacttTTTTGTCTTAGGATTTTACATTGGAACAGGATACCGTGACACCTGTTAATGGGTGGAAGGCTTACTATGCCGCTACAAGAGCCATTGTGAATGCCAATACAGAATTTTATAACATCATCAAAGAAAGGGCCCTTCCCGCAATGCGTCGACTTTGGCTTAATGCCGATTATGTGAAGTGCATTCATGCATCTGGGGAACTTTTCTCAGGGTATGTGATTATACATGTGCTAAATAGTAAATGCAATTACATGTTTTGTTTGcggtgattaaaaaaaaatcttatggtAATTCCTTGATTGTTTTGCATTTTAGGTTTAGACCATTTGGGTATAGTTTATGATAGGAACTGTTGAATGACTTGATTGTTAATGGCACGCTTGTATGATCTTTTGTCATAAGTGTTACAGTTATTGGAGGAAAACTAATTATAGGGACCTTCTGTGGACATTTTTAATTTATGTTGCATTCTTGTTGTTAGGAGTAAGGATTTTAATGTGTTCTGTGTCAAAAATTTTATACCAGCTAACCCATTTAGGGAGCCAAGAAGAAGGATGTTTATGCATGGGTAATTGTGTTATTACTGATTAGTATGGTTTATGAATTAGAAATGATTTTTCTGTACCTAACTCTTTACTAAACTCTCTTTGTGCAACATATTTTTAGTTTTTAATGTTGACCAATGTCAAATGTGTTAGTGATTGAGTTTCTACCATCATGTAACCCTTGAGTTGAGAAGATTAAGCATCTTTAAGATGCTTATAATTGTAGCTGAGCCCTGAACATGTAGAAGTATATTAGAATCTAAGTCATCTGGTCACTTCTTATGATTCATGCATTTCTTATCCATTGCAAAGATATTTTATAATAAGAACACATAAATGTGTCTAAGGTGAATACACAATGTTAGTATGCACTAATGATTTTTGAACAATATTGCTGGGGAAGGGAAAGGAATGGATGGAAGTACTCGTATCCATTGGAAAAGCACATGGTAGCTACAATGGGCCTATTTACTTTTAGGAAACAgttctttatttttcattttccatTTTGTAAGAAAACTATGGTTTTCATCTTTAATGAAAACTAAGGGCAAACATGAAAATGTGGTCACCTATCAATAACAGAAAATAGTTTtctaattcaaaaaattaaaaaaaaaataatacatagTTTCCTAAAGTTTTCACTTCCCACATGTTGCTATGTAGTGGAGGAAATGGGATTTGGAAACACAGAACTAAATGGAGTGGTTACCTTATTGCATCCAATGTGGTGCATTGTTTTGAAAATAGTAAAATTGTGCTAAAAGATATGACACAATGAAGTTGTAATCTTTGTGTAAATTTTCTGTTTGCAAATGCTACCAGTTGAAGTTGTGTGTCTTACCAATGAAGCATGTTTGGATTTGGACCCTAGGGTATTAGGTAGATTTTTGTGTATGTCTGAGACAGTCTTTTATTGTCAGGTGGTGCATGCAGATAAATTTGAAagataattttaaagtttaaatagttaggTTAAGGTTCTGAGTATTGGCACTGTCAAATGTAGGTTCAATGGCTGATCAAAGAATTTTCATATGCAAGGTCTGGCCTGAAATTGGAGAATCattcttagattttttttttttttccctttcttctatTTTCTCCTACTCATAATAATCTGTTTCAGACAAAGTGTTATCTGTCGAAGAGGTTTGGTCTCTTTTGAGAATTAGATGCTGACTTTTACCTGCTGTTTTTAGCTTAATTGGGTTTTCAGGATTTTGAAATTGATATCTGCTGTATTGAGCCTCAGTTAATAATTTTTGCTTTTAATGTATATTAAGACAAACTGGAATTAGACCTGTTTTGCTCATGCAGGTATAATGCTGTAATGCAGAGTTGGCAGCTCGCATTTAATTGGGATCAAGGGCTAGACTTTCAGGTTAGGGATGTACGTGCTCGGGTTCTGACCGACATGGCTTGGGTTACCATGAAAACCTATGTTCACATGGACACTGGGCCATTTACTGTAACTAATGTCTTTGAGTTCCATAATGGTCGGTGGTACATGGTGCACCATCACAACTCAGTGATGCTTGATGGAGATGTCGACCAACAGATTTTGCATGCATTTTAACAAGAGAAAGAAGAGTTGATACTATTGATAACATTAGTGTTAATGCAAAATAGTGGTATTTATCAGGAAGAAGTTTCTTGAATTTTTCTCTATGAATTCTTCAGTGAAAATCCTTTTCGGTTTTTCCTACCTCAGTTTTGGTTGCTTTTGGGTAGAGAGGCGTCCCTCTGTGTCTCTCGCTCATTTTGTCAATTCCTTTCTTATCTTTTCTGTTGTAATTTTTagtttgtagttttttttttttttttggtgaattCATTTTCTCATTCCTGATATATGCAAATAGAAAAATGCCAACTGTTCAAAAGTATAGCTACTAAATGAAAGGGACAGAagttaagaaattgaatgggAAGTGACACTTTTATGTTGGGTGGTGAAGTGGAAAGGCTGTCGATATTGAAGGATTGTAGTAAACAAGAGAGATGAATGGATGAGATGTTCATGTTTGTACTTAATTGAAGCCTTATGTTCATGTCTTTCTTTTATGTTTTCATAGTAAGCATTCTCCCTTCCCCCTTTCCTCCCTCGGAGACTGGCCTAGATTTCCTTCTGTTCCAggtagaaaaaataaaataaaatcatgcAACCTGCGGTTCTACGTTTGATAAAATAATCTATCTTCCAGCTGGTAATGGTATGCAGAAGCATCCTGCAGTTCggaagaagggaaaaaaaaaaaaaaggataatctTATGCCTTGGTGTGGGGCCAAAGATACACAGTTGCCGTTGAAGGCTTGAAACTAGTAGCTGTTAGCCTGTTATCCATTCCTTTCCCTGCACACACATTATTTGACAGGGAGCATGAGAGAGAGGGAAAGGAAGAATGGCAATCATCCTACTCTCAAACCCAAAACCTCATCAGTCCCTTTTCTATCAACGCCTTCATGCTAGCGGCAACCCATGCTTACATAGCTCAATAGCTTTTGTTAGATACTTGTCTAAGTAGAGGTAGCAATTCGGGTTAATGGATCGTGTTCGTAACATGTTAACACACGACACGAATACAATTAAGATCTATACAAATACGATATCATTTATAAATCGTGTCAAAAATTTAAATACGAATATgatcattttattatattaaattatattaggcGCATTCAACACAATGTTACACGAAATAACTTATTTAATATAGTTTAACACCACTTAACCTATTTAACACACTATATAAGTGGATTTATGGGTCATAGTAGGTCAAATGGGTTAGTGAGATATGAGAACACATGACACGAATATTAAACTATCATAAACGTGTCAAGTCGGATTAACAAGTTAATCCATTATACAATATAATTATATCCGTCTTGTAAATAAATTGACACAAATTTAACATGAATACTaataaatctaactaaaatcctaTATTTTTATGTATAGTATTCACATGTGTTGTTTAAAATTGCCACCCCTACGTTTAAGTCCATTATTCcacgttcttcttcttcttcctcagccTCTGTTGTAGAAGGTAATCCTCTGCCAACTTCAACAGATGCCCTTTACGTCTAGTCAGAATCTGCGATCTTTGATGCTGACAAGCTTCCTATTGGGTTGGATACCTTCATTGTTTTTCAAAAAACAAAAACTTGCCTTAAATTTGATTTGACCATAAAGTTAATATATATTATAGTTTTGTATGTTTTTCAGTGCATTTTCCATTTTGCTAGCTTTAGAGGGAATATTGTTATTGACTATGCCTAGATCActgaactatatatatatatagagagagagagagagagagagagagagagagagagagttgtaAGGCTTGTGGGGGACAGGAAATTGAGGAGGCAAGAATTGTAAGGTACAAGAATTATAAGAGTTGTAAGGTTGCAATGGGGAGGCAAGAATTCAAGGTGGGATTTCAACAGTTCCAGGGTTCGGTTGGTGACCGATAAGGGCTTACAGGCCGTTTCCTAGATTTGTGGCATCTGGGGATAGGTATAGGCGGTAAGGGCAAAGCATGGATGAACTTGCCTTTGGGGAGGGGGAGAAAGGAAGCAGCACTGAGGTTGAGTACAGGTAAAATGCTGAAATTTTACCTGCACCAGCGTGCATGCTGCTACTACGCTTCTTGAAATTCTAAATCAAATGCTCAAATTGTATGCAAACTTTTAGATGACCCAGccgaatatataatgaaatattTGTTAGATAAGTTAAAGATCAGCCTCTTTTAAAAAGAACCTCACCCCCTAATTAACAATAATCTCTCTCTAGTTTGATAGAGAGAGAAAATTCTCTCTACTCCCTTCGTCATATTTTATCTCCTGTCGGGTTAGCCGAGCATATTTTCTGGTTGGCTTCCCTCGTCCTTCGGGACAGGGGAAGATAGTGTATCCGACTTGTCGGTGGCTTCCCTCCCACCTCCGGTTGGACGTATAGTTTTGGTTTCATTTTGTTGATATCAGAACTTGGATCTTCATGGAGACGGTGATTTGTTGATGTTCTGTAGGTAGGAAGATGAATTTATAGTATGTGTTGGTTTTATCTCGAGTTTAGTTATTGTGCTTTGCTTGAAGGGAAGGATAATCATAGGGGGACATTTGCAACTCCGGGGATTTATGCTTCTTCTTCTCTTATGGAAACTCACCCTTAAGACAATATGAGATTGAGAGGCTAGTGAGCTCTGCTGTGTCACCTTCCTGGAGAGGCGTGCTTTCGATATTGGGTGGTAGTGCCTTGGAGTTCCGACACTGTTTACGCTTATGTGTTTTTCTGGGTGGCTTTTGGCTGTTCAGATGCTTAATCGGAGCTTTGGTTAGGGATGAAGAAATGTTTCTCTTCCCATTTTCCAAATCGGCGATCAAGATTGTTGTGGTAGATGGACGGCTGTCTTGGTTCTGTTCCCTTTTCTGTTTGTTTAGGGTTCTTAGATTGGGGGTGGGCTACCATGGTTTGGGCTTGTTTTATTGTAGGCTTGATTTATGGGTCTCTAATTTCTCTTTTAATGTGTTGTAACTAGACCCAATTTGTAAGTGTGCCTTATTGGCCTTGAAATGCAATAGTCAAGATTTAcagctaaaaaaaaaataaaaaagatcagcctattttctctttaaattataAGGCAGACCAAGATCCAAGGGGATTTTAGAGGTAATCTTGGTGGAAGGAGATGTGCCAGGTTAATGGTTGTATGGTCATATGTAAGTTGATTGCCCCATCATTATAATGGTTGAACTACTAATATCCACTCTCTTAGAAAGGGTGTTTAGACTATCATGATTGAAGGTAAGTGGTCTAACATGATTAAAGGTATATCCACTCTCTCAGAGAGTGAATTTAGAATATCTTATAAATTTTAAGATGGCTTATTTATTtaagatatttttaaattttattaattgttcttataaaaaaaaattttgattttagtGTTCATaagttaaattatttataatttaattttatcaagTATTTTATagtatcaatattattaattttataattccaTTATTCTATTATATATCCTTATATATttactttaaaaaatttattttctagcaataatttaaataaattattaacattaattttaataaatttaaaaattattttttattaattttaataaaatatttatttatttgatttaaattatattataatataatttaatcgtttttttataatattataaaaaatattgaattaatataatttattatgtgagaaaaataatttaataatttttttatatatctagtaataaatatatttatagtttgattttgaactttattatttaaaattttaaatacttgtgagttcaaaattaacttataatttcttaatacttataaattattttttatgagttAGACAAAATACTATTTTAAAtctctaataaaaaaataattaatatatccaATAAATAAAAGAGAATTTATAATTTGATTCTTAAATTTCACCTTATATTACATTTaagttcttaaattttaaaaaattaattatttaatctttaaattttatattatattataccctttaatttttaaattttaaaaaattaattatttaatttttttaattttactatataaaataatttaatttttataattaaattattatatatattaaaattaaaaaaaattaaaatgtaatataatataaaatttaaaaattaaaaatttaatttataaaagtttagagattaaaatataatatagagtaaaattttaaaattaaataattattttataacataagtacaataattaacatatacgATAAGTAATTCGCCCATGCAATCTAAAACCCTCTTTGCCCCTCCGAAGCTCTACTACTGCAGCCACCGCCTCCTGAAGCTTGCCCTCTGTCTTGATGCACAGAAACTAGCCAGAGGGATTCAATAGGCTGTGGTTTTCACTAATAAGAACTTCTAAAATGGAACCAGAAGTCGAAGAAGGGAGAAGGGAACCGGAAGTCACTAGAGGTTTAGAAAAGAAAATCGTGAAAATTGTTCGCAAGATACTGGAGAAGGAAAACTTGTACGAGTTGACGGAGAAAAAAGTCCGAGAAAAGGCATCGAAGGATCTTGGGATGAACCTCTCCGATGAGCCCCTCAAGTCTATCGTTAGCCGCGCCGTCGAAGATTTCCTTGAAAGGCTCAGAAATCGAGCCCAAAAGTCAGTTGACTAAGCTTAATTTGAGGTCAGTTTTTACTACTATTATTCATTCTTCAGATTGAGCTTTGCATTTTGATTTCTGGGTTTATCTTAATTTTGTTGATTTTAATGGTGGATTATGGTAGTTTACGAATGGTTAGGGTATTGGAGAGAGCGTAAGCCCTGCTATGCTCTGTTTGGCTGTGAAGTAATCAGGCCCTTATAAGTTATATCTTTTAATAGTCTCAATTGGAGTGGAAATTGGGATAGAGTGTGTTTGCTGTTTGAATTTTGTGAATTTACTGTTTGTGTAATAAGCATCTCCCTGTTTTCACATATTTTGTACATAATACTCCGATTTAAGTTCGTTCTATCTATCCATCCTCTCACTTTTCGATTCTTTCTGCACAAGTtgttaattttctattatttttataggGTAGAAAGGTTTCTTATGGATTGGTGAACATCCAAAGTTTATAGTTTGATTatagttttatgctcatcattaCTAGTTTTAGAGGCTTGAAAGAATTTTGGGCAGGTTTCTCTAACTTTGGTGCTCTCAAATGCAACTTGGCATTGAAAATAAGTGCCCTTCAATCTTAGGACTTTTCAGAAGAACTATAGTTTGTTGAAGTTGTTAGTACTCCATTATTCGAGCTTTAAAATACATACTTgaattgattgagaattttgtggtcctttttttttaatggatAATCAACTAAGTTCATATCCAATTCTTCAGTTCTTTTTCTGTCCTGTCAGCCCAGTTATTTTTCACCCTTCTGTTTTCCATGTACTATCCTCTATTTTGTACTTGTAAAAGAGCTGTGTTCATGTGAATTTGGCAATATGTAAATTTAGAGGCTTAAATAGTTTGAGAGGAATCTAACTGAACTCATGCCGTTTTGGTCAAGTTATTTTTGATTTCATTACTGCTGCTTGTTTTTGTAATGAGCAAAATGATATCCTTTTCTTTGCACAGGATATGCTTACTCAAATTTCTTACCATCTTGTGCTTTGAATACCTTACTGCAGGAAAACAAAAGATCTTCCGGTGGATTTGAGATGTAATTTTATCAGAAGCATAGATTTGCTTGACTTGGATTGTCTCAATACCAGGTGAAGAGCCTGTTA
Proteins encoded:
- the LOC110637072 gene encoding F-box protein SKIP8 isoform X3 gives rise to the protein MEITTSTLTFAFFSQPFLLASSLTILSLLLALLAIRSKFPKSHPSSSRATSSKRTKTCNCCCSCNGSIENSDSSSVASITGHLNGVASAVDMVAAVSDKVAERQTGASMMEQLVPEITTHALSYLDYPSLCRLSMTNSLMRKAANDDNAWKALYHKDFTLEQDTVTPVNGWKAYYAATRAIVNANTEFYNIIKERALPAMRRLWLNADYVKCIHASGELFSGVGSSHLIGIKG
- the LOC110637072 gene encoding F-box protein SKIP8 isoform X1, with the protein product MEITTSTLTFAFFSQPFLLASSLTILSLLLALLAIRSKFPKSHPSSSRATSSKRTKTCNCCCSCNGSIENSDSSSVASITGHLNGVASAVDMVAAVSDKVAERQTGASMMEQLVPEITTHALSYLDYPSLCRLSMTNSLMRKAANDDNAWKALYHKDFTLEQDTVTPVNGWKAYYAATRAIVNANTEFYNIIKERALPAMRRLWLNADYVKCIHASGELFSGYNAVMQSWQLAFNWDQGLDFQVRDVRARVLTDMAWVTMKTYVHMDTGPFTVTNVFEFHNGRWYMVHHHNSVMLDGDVDQQILHAF
- the LOC110637072 gene encoding F-box protein SKIP8 isoform X2, with amino-acid sequence MEITTSTLTFAFFSQPFLLASSLTILSLLLALLAIRSKFPKSHPSSSRATSSKRTKTCNCCCSCNGSIENSDSSSVASITGHLNGVASAVDMVAAVSDKVAERQTGASMMEQLVPEITTHALSYLDYPSLCRLSMTNSLMRKAANDDNAWKALYHKDTVTPVNGWKAYYAATRAIVNANTEFYNIIKERALPAMRRLWLNADYVKCIHASGELFSGYNAVMQSWQLAFNWDQGLDFQVRDVRARVLTDMAWVTMKTYVHMDTGPFTVTNVFEFHNGRWYMVHHHNSVMLDGDVDQQILHAF
- the LOC110637018 gene encoding mediator-associated protein 3, producing MEPEVEEGRREPEVTRGLEKKIVKIVRKILEKENLYELTEKKVREKASKDLGMNLSDEPLKSIVSRAVEDFLERLRNRAQKSVD